TTTCGGAATCCATTTCCGGTTCCTGGGACATGGAGTATTAGCAAAAAAGAGGAGATGCAATGCTATTGGATCGATATCCGAAAGAGTTTAAACTTGACGAAAACACCTCCGCCGTTATCCGCCCCATGAGGCGGCTGGACGAGGACGCGGTTCTTGATTTCTTCAAAACACTTAACGAAGAGGACTGCCTCTATTTGAGGAACGATGTTTCAAACCCCAGGGTCATACGTTCCTGGTTTCAGAACATTGATTACAATCGTGTGCTGCCCCTTCTCGTTTTCATTGGTGATGAGGTGGCAGCGAATGGAACGCTTCACCGCAAACCGTTTAGTTGGATGCGCCACTTAGGCGGCATACGGATAGTTGTGGCCCCGGCCTATCGAAGGTTCGGCGTGGCCCGCATTCTGGCGAAGGAGCTCTTTGATAACGCAAGGGACGAGGGTTTGGAAAAGCTGACGGCGGAAGTACTTC
This Deltaproteobacteria bacterium DNA region includes the following protein-coding sequences:
- a CDS encoding GNAT family N-acetyltransferase; the encoded protein is MLLDRYPKEFKLDENTSAVIRPMRRLDEDAVLDFFKTLNEEDCLYLRNDVSNPRVIRSWFQNIDYNRVLPLLVFIGDEVAANGTLHRKPFSWMRHLGGIRIVVAPAYRRFGVARILAKELFDNARDEGLEKLTAEVLQNQDVALKVFSRLGFYKEAILKNYVLDAKGKRHDLVQMTMDIGDTFSNAKRPNEATQ